A single Vanacampus margaritifer isolate UIUO_Vmar chromosome 7, RoL_Vmar_1.0, whole genome shotgun sequence DNA region contains:
- the LOC144054779 gene encoding uncharacterized protein LOC144054779: MNPHLLLMVLTVVVVATGAHSNDEENKLEYGHWNYREGADRANVTSVRSLTKVLDAWGKGIFKEIKTLLHSKPNTLLPDYSRVRPLSETINDLFREVSMLHQRITELSHRLATVEPFFRRHGYREDRLGDDPSLARQSLTGEEASLARYKTSAWVRASPKRSSRLVRRRRVKVLRNVRRDG, encoded by the exons ATGAATCCTCACTTGCTGTTGATGGTGCTGACGGTGGTTGTCGTGGCAACAGGGGCCCATTCAAATGATGAAGAGAACAAACTGGAATATGGACACTGGAACTACAGAGAAGGAG CCGACAGAGCTAATGTGACGTCAGTGCGCAGTTTGACCAAAGTTTTGGATGCGTGGGGGAAAGGTATTTTCAAGGAAATCAAGACTTTGTTGCATTCCAAACCCAACACGCTGCTCCCTGACTACTCCAG GGTGCGTCCTCTATCAGAAACCATCAACGACCTGTTCAGAGAAGTCTCCATGCTGCATCAGCGTATCACAGAGCTCTCCCATCGCCTAGCAACCGTGGAACCGTTCTTCCGTCGCCATGGCTACCGTGAGGACAGGCTCGGGGATGACCCGTCTTTGGCACGTCAGAGCCTGACAGGTGAGGAGGCGAGCCTGGCCCGCTACAAAACAAGCGCATGGGTGAGGGCCAGCCCGAAGAGGTCGAGCCGGCTGGTGAGGAGGCGGCGGGTGAAGGTGTTGAGGAACGTGCGCAGGGACGGCTAA